The following are encoded together in the Deltaproteobacteria bacterium genome:
- the dsrA gene encoding dissimilatory-type sulfite reductase subunit alpha produces MAFEPKEPQKELKYDELRIYSDDELNNYTEEELKNFKIKHDIPMVEDLESGPWPSFVADAKREALHRRKLGQDRLMIEQDVVEDMLGQLEVSFQDGETHWKHGGIVGVFGYGGGVIGRYSDLQEQFPSIAHFHTLRVNQPASKFYSTDYLKTICDLWEFRGSGMMNMHGSTGDIIFLGTFTEQLEPIFFELGHVLQQDLGGSGSNLRTPSCCIGKARCEFACVDTQELCYELTHYYQDELHRPQFPYKFKFKFDGCPNGCVASIARSDMSFIGTWRDNIRIDQEAVQAYIGGEIAPNGGAHAGKDWGKFDIQKEVIDLCPTRCMWMEDGKLKIDDKECTRCMHCINVMPRALRPGTDTGVSILLGAKAPILEGAQMALLTIPFMKAEPPFDNIKEKVIEPIWDWWMEEGKNRERLGELIQRQGVQKLLEVLNIPPMPQMVKEPRANPYIFWKEEDVPGGWDRDIKDYRARHKR; encoded by the coding sequence ATGGCGTTTGAACCAAAGGAACCACAAAAAGAATTGAAGTACGATGAGCTCAGGATTTATTCAGACGATGAGCTCAATAATTACACGGAAGAGGAGCTGAAGAATTTCAAGATCAAGCATGACATCCCCATGGTGGAGGACCTGGAATCGGGTCCGTGGCCCAGCTTTGTGGCCGACGCCAAGCGGGAGGCCCTTCACCGCAGGAAACTGGGCCAGGATCGCTTGATGATCGAGCAGGACGTGGTGGAGGACATGCTCGGCCAACTCGAGGTTTCCTTCCAGGACGGGGAAACCCATTGGAAGCACGGCGGTATCGTGGGCGTGTTCGGTTACGGGGGCGGTGTTATAGGCCGGTACTCGGATCTCCAGGAACAATTTCCCTCCATCGCCCACTTCCACACCCTCCGTGTGAATCAGCCGGCGAGCAAGTTCTATAGCACCGATTACCTGAAGACCATCTGCGATCTTTGGGAGTTCAGGGGAAGCGGTATGATGAACATGCACGGCTCCACCGGCGACATCATTTTCCTGGGAACCTTCACGGAGCAACTGGAACCCATCTTCTTTGAACTGGGACACGTCCTCCAGCAAGACCTCGGCGGGTCAGGTTCAAACCTGCGGACACCCTCCTGCTGTATCGGGAAGGCCCGGTGCGAATTTGCCTGCGTGGATACCCAGGAACTCTGCTACGAGCTGACCCATTACTATCAGGACGAGTTGCATCGCCCGCAGTTCCCCTATAAATTCAAGTTCAAATTCGACGGATGCCCCAACGGTTGCGTGGCCTCCATCGCCCGTTCCGACATGTCCTTCATCGGGACCTGGCGGGACAATATCCGCATCGACCAGGAAGCGGTCCAGGCTTATATCGGCGGTGAAATAGCCCCCAACGGCGGCGCCCATGCCGGGAAGGATTGGGGTAAGTTCGATATCCAGAAGGAAGTGATCGATCTCTGTCCGACCCGGTGCATGTGGATGGAAGACGGAAAGCTCAAGATCGACGACAAAGAATGTACCCGCTGTATGCATTGCATCAACGTGATGCCCAGGGCCCTCAGGCCAGGAACGGATACCGGGGTCAGCATTCTCCTGGGCGCCAAGGCCCCCATTCTGGAAGGCGCCCAGATGGCCCTCCTGACCATCCCCTTCATGAAGGCCGAACCTCCCTTTGACAACATCAAGGAGAAAGTCATCGAGCCGATTTGGGATTGGTGGATGGAAGAGGGGAAGAACCGCGAGCGGCTCGGCGAACTCATCCAGAGGCAGGGTGTCCAGAAACTCCTCGAAGTGCTCAACATTCCGCCCATGCCGCAGATGGTGAAAGAACCCCGCGCCAACCCTTACATCTTCTGGAAAGAGGAAGATGTTCCCGGCGGTTGGGATCGAGATATCAAGGACTATCGCGCCAGACACAAGAGATAG
- the ilvC gene encoding ketol-acid reductoisomerase — MAKIDFGGVMEEVITSEEFPLERAREVLKDETIACLGYGVQGPGQALNLRDNGFKVIVGQRESEPFYWDKAVADGFVPGETLFSIEEAAKQGTIVLYLLSDAGQVATWPMVKECLNPGDALYFSHGFSIVYKDQTGIIPPENIDVIMVAPKGSGRTVRTNFLDGSGINSSYAVFQDYTGRAKDRTLALGIAIGSGYLFETTFEKEVYSDLTGERGVLMGCLAGVMEAQYNTLRKNGHSPSEAFNETVEELTQSLIRLVAENGMDWMFSNCSTTAQRGALDWAPRFRDAVLPLFDELYEKVVSGEETRRVLEANSAPDYREKLEAELEAIRNSEMWRAGAAVRSLRPENRKKK; from the coding sequence ATGGCAAAGATTGATTTTGGTGGCGTGATGGAAGAGGTTATAACCTCGGAAGAATTCCCCCTGGAGAGGGCCAGGGAGGTTCTCAAGGACGAAACCATCGCCTGCCTGGGTTATGGCGTTCAGGGACCCGGACAGGCCCTTAACTTGAGGGACAACGGGTTCAAGGTGATCGTGGGGCAGCGGGAAAGCGAACCATTTTACTGGGACAAGGCCGTGGCGGACGGCTTTGTGCCGGGCGAAACCCTCTTTTCCATCGAGGAGGCGGCAAAGCAAGGGACCATAGTGCTCTATCTCCTCTCAGATGCCGGGCAGGTGGCCACCTGGCCGATGGTCAAAGAATGCCTGAACCCGGGGGATGCCTTGTACTTTTCCCACGGTTTTTCCATCGTGTACAAGGATCAGACAGGTATCATTCCCCCGGAGAACATCGATGTGATCATGGTCGCTCCCAAGGGTTCAGGGCGTACCGTGCGGACAAATTTTCTTGACGGCAGCGGAATCAATTCGAGCTACGCCGTGTTTCAGGACTACACGGGGCGGGCCAAGGACCGGACCCTGGCCCTTGGTATCGCCATCGGATCCGGTTACCTTTTCGAAACCACCTTTGAAAAGGAGGTGTACAGTGACCTGACCGGAGAGCGGGGTGTGCTGATGGGATGTCTTGCAGGCGTGATGGAGGCCCAGTACAATACGTTGAGGAAAAACGGGCACAGTCCCAGCGAGGCCTTTAACGAGACGGTGGAGGAATTGACCCAGAGCCTTATCCGGTTGGTGGCCGAGAACGGCATGGACTGGATGTTCTCCAATTGCAGCACCACGGCCCAGCGCGGTGCCCTGGACTGGGCGCCGAGGTTCAGGGACGCTGTTTTGCCGCTCTTCGACGAACTCTACGAAAAGGTTGTATCCGGGGAGGAGACCCGAAGAGTGCTGGAGGCCAACAGTGCGCCGGATTACCGGGAAAAGCTGGAGGCGGAATTGGAAGCCATCCGGAACTCGGAAATGTGGCGGGCCGGGGCCGCAGTACGTTCCCTGAGGCCTGAAAACAGGAAGAAGAAATAG
- a CDS encoding tetratricopeptide repeat protein → MKQPQDSEEFIQEQKKILAENPECATSQYNIGVSLMEQGRLEEAVPYFREAISNSGRMFEAWVNLGYIYFKKGDLEQVAEANKRAIEIEPRYARGYANLGFAYLQMGRTDEAIEALEKAIELNPDIVQAWNNLANAYLQKEDTAKAIEIGEKLVKMAPDFALGHNNLAFAYYSDGQCDKAIEHLDRAVSLGFEVHPEFLKRLEPHRKS, encoded by the coding sequence ATGAAACAGCCACAGGATTCGGAAGAATTTATCCAGGAACAAAAAAAAATCCTTGCGGAAAATCCCGAGTGCGCCACTTCCCAGTACAACATCGGGGTTTCCTTGATGGAGCAAGGACGATTAGAGGAGGCCGTTCCCTACTTCCGGGAGGCCATTTCCAACAGCGGCAGGATGTTCGAGGCCTGGGTGAATCTCGGATATATCTATTTCAAGAAAGGTGACCTCGAACAGGTGGCTGAGGCCAACAAGCGGGCTATTGAGATCGAACCCCGTTATGCACGGGGGTATGCCAACCTGGGATTCGCCTATCTCCAGATGGGCAGGACGGATGAGGCCATCGAGGCCCTTGAGAAGGCCATTGAACTGAACCCGGATATCGTGCAAGCCTGGAACAACCTGGCCAATGCCTATCTCCAGAAGGAGGACACTGCAAAGGCCATCGAAATCGGGGAAAAGCTTGTGAAGATGGCCCCTGATTTCGCCCTGGGACACAACAATCTCGCCTTCGCCTATTACAGTGACGGTCAGTGCGACAAGGCCATCGAACACCTTGACCGGGCCGTTTCCCTGGGATTCGAAGTCCACCCGGAATTCCTGAAACGCCTTGAACCCCACCGCAAGTCATGA
- a CDS encoding dissimilatory sulfite reductase D family protein: MEDLKKAILEFAETSKKTKFYFKDMEKAVQKQFPNAKAREIKKAATALVNEEKLIYFSTGSSTMYGLKGRGQTEDH; encoded by the coding sequence ATGGAAGATCTGAAAAAGGCGATTCTCGAATTCGCCGAGACGAGCAAGAAGACCAAGTTTTATTTCAAGGACATGGAAAAGGCCGTCCAGAAACAGTTTCCCAACGCCAAGGCCAGGGAGATCAAGAAGGCGGCCACCGCCCTGGTGAATGAAGAAAAACTGATTTACTTCTCCACCGGGAGCAGCACCATGTACGGCCTGAAGGGCCGCGGGCAAACCGAGGACCATTAG
- the dsrB gene encoding dissimilatory-type sulfite reductase subunit beta yields MALSQERLGRYNPDKPMENRLTDLGPRHYWQYFPPVIQNNYGKWLYHEILEPGVLVHVSETGDKVFTVRCGGCRFMTVENVREICEIADKYCDGYVRFTTRNNIEFMVDTQDKLDALVKDLRSRKHVSGSYKFPIGGTGAGVTNIVHTQGYIHCHTPATDASSMVKSIMDELFDYFQGMTLPAQVRVSMACCLNMCGAVHCSDIALLGYHRKPPIIDSEVLESVCEIPLVIAACPTAAISPAKTEEGKKTVKIKKERCMFCGNCYTMCMALPLSDKEGDCVTLLAGGKLSNRISPPKFSKVVIPALPNNFPRFPETCEAIKKIIEAYAADARKYERIGDWAERIGWEKFFEKCGIPFTEHLIDDYRLAYDTYRTSTQFKFTEAAWAVSKAAGGIE; encoded by the coding sequence ATGGCATTATCACAGGAAAGACTGGGACGTTACAACCCTGACAAGCCCATGGAAAACCGGCTCACAGACCTTGGGCCGAGACATTATTGGCAATATTTTCCACCCGTCATCCAGAATAATTACGGCAAGTGGCTCTACCACGAGATCCTCGAACCCGGGGTGCTGGTCCACGTATCGGAGACGGGGGACAAGGTATTTACCGTCAGGTGCGGGGGTTGCCGCTTCATGACGGTGGAAAACGTCCGGGAGATCTGCGAGATCGCTGACAAGTACTGCGACGGTTACGTGCGTTTCACCACCCGGAACAACATCGAATTCATGGTGGACACTCAGGACAAACTGGATGCCCTGGTAAAAGACCTCAGAAGCCGAAAGCACGTCTCCGGGAGTTACAAGTTCCCCATCGGTGGAACCGGTGCGGGTGTGACGAACATCGTGCACACCCAGGGCTACATCCATTGCCATACCCCGGCGACTGACGCCTCCTCCATGGTCAAGTCTATCATGGATGAGCTTTTCGACTATTTCCAGGGTATGACCCTTCCCGCCCAGGTCCGGGTCTCCATGGCCTGCTGCCTGAACATGTGCGGCGCGGTCCATTGCTCGGATATCGCTCTGCTGGGCTACCACAGGAAACCCCCGATCATCGACTCGGAGGTCCTGGAGTCGGTCTGCGAGATTCCCCTGGTCATCGCGGCCTGCCCCACGGCGGCCATTTCTCCCGCCAAGACGGAGGAAGGCAAGAAGACCGTCAAGATCAAGAAAGAGCGGTGCATGTTCTGCGGCAATTGTTACACCATGTGCATGGCCCTTCCACTTTCCGACAAGGAAGGGGACTGCGTGACCTTGCTGGCCGGCGGGAAGCTCTCCAACCGGATCAGTCCCCCGAAGTTTTCCAAGGTGGTCATCCCGGCCTTGCCCAACAACTTCCCGCGTTTCCCGGAAACCTGCGAGGCGATAAAGAAGATTATCGAGGCTTACGCCGCGGACGCCAGGAAGTACGAACGCATCGGCGACTGGGCCGAGCGCATCGGATGGGAGAAATTCTTTGAGAAGTGCGGCATCCCCTTTACCGAGCATCTGATTGATGACTACCGGCTTGCTTACGATACCTACAGGACCTCCACCCAGTTTAAGTTTACGGAGGCAGCTTGGGCGGTATCCAAGGCCGCCGGCGGTATCGAGTAA
- a CDS encoding TusE/DsrC/DsvC family sulfur relay protein, translating into MPTVEFEGHTFNVDEDGFIDDFNNWNEAWVRYVKQTEGIEELTDEHWKVIKVLQDYYKKNGIAPMVRILSKVTGYKLKYIYELFPSGPGKGACKMAGLPKPTGCV; encoded by the coding sequence ATGCCTACGGTAGAATTTGAAGGTCACACCTTCAATGTCGACGAAGACGGCTTCATCGACGACTTCAACAATTGGAACGAGGCTTGGGTGCGCTATGTGAAACAGACCGAAGGGATCGAAGAGCTGACCGACGAACACTGGAAGGTCATCAAGGTTCTTCAGGACTATTACAAAAAGAACGGCATTGCTCCGATGGTGAGGATTCTCTCCAAAGTTACCGGATACAAGCTGAAATACATTTACGAGCTGTTTCCATCGGGCCCGGGCAAGGGCGCCTGTAAAATGGCGGGTCTGCCAAAACCTACTGGATGCGTCTAG
- a CDS encoding nitrilase — translation MKDVKVAVVCMRSRPGKIEENLKKTAYFLQEAARAEADLVCFPELSLTGYVLDDPGKILAPSRSGDLVKEVARLAREYEVGVLAGTIEWGEEGPFISHVLADSEGIVGIHRKTHLSPPEKAAYVPGERIRVFPFSKATLGVELCYEAHFPEISTLLALKGAEILFIPHASPGGSPVEKAESWLRHLTARAFDNGAFVVACNQVGKGEEGLVFPGVALALNPAGRVIRRFEGEGETLMTVELRERDLQEVRGHRMKYFLPHRRAELYEALWRGKKG, via the coding sequence GTGAAGGACGTCAAGGTGGCGGTGGTCTGCATGCGTTCCCGGCCGGGGAAGATCGAGGAAAACCTGAAGAAGACAGCATACTTTTTGCAGGAGGCCGCCCGGGCGGAGGCCGATCTGGTCTGTTTCCCCGAGTTGTCCCTTACCGGTTATGTGCTGGATGATCCCGGAAAGATTCTTGCCCCTTCCCGAAGCGGGGATCTGGTGAAAGAGGTAGCCCGGCTGGCAAGGGAGTATGAGGTGGGGGTGCTGGCAGGAACCATCGAGTGGGGGGAGGAGGGCCCATTTATCAGTCATGTCCTGGCTGATTCGGAGGGAATTGTGGGGATCCACCGCAAGACCCACTTATCGCCCCCGGAAAAGGCCGCCTATGTCCCGGGGGAAAGGATCAGGGTTTTTCCTTTCTCAAAGGCCACCTTGGGTGTGGAACTCTGTTACGAGGCCCACTTTCCGGAAATCAGCACCCTGCTGGCCCTGAAGGGAGCTGAGATCCTGTTCATCCCCCATGCCTCCCCAGGGGGCTCCCCGGTGGAGAAGGCCGAAAGCTGGCTCCGGCACCTCACCGCCAGGGCCTTTGACAATGGAGCCTTCGTGGTGGCCTGCAACCAGGTGGGAAAAGGTGAAGAAGGGCTCGTTTTCCCTGGGGTCGCCCTGGCCCTGAATCCGGCGGGACGCGTAATCCGCCGCTTCGAGGGGGAAGGAGAGACCCTCATGACGGTCGAACTGCGGGAAAGGGACCTCCAGGAGGTTCGGGGCCACAGAATGAAATATTTTCTCCCCCACCGGAGGGCGGAACTCTACGAAGCCCTTTGGCGGGGGAAAAAGGGATAA
- the ilvN gene encoding acetolactate synthase small subunit, whose product MGKLDEKKSILSILVDNKPGVLSRIVGLFSGRGFNIESLCVAETTDPLVSRITIVTSGESRVLEQIKKQLNKLINVIKVMDFTDLAFVQGEMALVKVRAKSEHRAEILRTVDIFKARVVDASPEYYIVEIIGDDSKIDAFLSLVKPMGIKEIARTGTIALAREKK is encoded by the coding sequence ATGGGAAAACTGGATGAAAAGAAATCCATTCTGTCGATTCTGGTGGATAACAAGCCGGGTGTGCTTTCACGTATCGTTGGGCTGTTCAGCGGCCGCGGATTCAACATCGAGAGCCTTTGCGTAGCTGAAACCACGGATCCTCTGGTCTCCCGGATCACCATCGTGACTTCGGGTGAATCCCGGGTGCTCGAACAGATCAAGAAGCAGCTCAACAAGCTGATCAATGTGATCAAGGTTATGGATTTTACGGACCTGGCCTTTGTTCAGGGGGAAATGGCCCTTGTCAAGGTGCGGGCGAAATCCGAACACCGGGCGGAGATCCTGCGGACCGTGGATATCTTCAAGGCCAGGGTGGTGGATGCCAGTCCCGAGTACTATATTGTAGAGATCATCGGGGACGACTCCAAGATCGACGCCTTCCTGAGCCTTGTAAAACCCATGGGGATAAAGGAGATCGCCAGGACCGGAACCATTGCCCTGGCAAGAGAAAAGAAGTAG
- a CDS encoding cobyrinate a,c-diamide synthase, with the protein MLNAPPRMIISALKGGSGKTVLSLGLASAWKAQGFRIAPFKKGPDFIDAAWLSLAAGRPCRNLDSFMMNDEQNLHSFLTYSLDADLALIEGNRGLFDGLDQEGCCSTAELARLLKCPVFLVADVTMSTRTVAALVHGCQTFEKDLRIAGVILNRVAGQRQESIIRASIEHYCGIPIVGSIPKLKDNPFPERHMGLVPHQERDHAEGAIAWARSTVESYLDLKAIWELAHDVPPISPGPDLSEVSKGKGTPVKRQDRPRIGYILDRSFWFYYPENLEHLERLGAFLVKVDATSQRALPELDALYIGGGFPETQASVLADNRSFRETLGRRIDEGLPVYAECGGLLFLGKHLVTDGHTYPMVGALSLSFAMEKRPQGHGYTILEVTEKNPYFDTGEVLRGHEFHYSRPLGEPSGDTRSVFRVLRGKGLDGRKDGLCRKNLLATYTHLHAAGNSMWGETLFQIAKTYKERREGRDSGNKMKD; encoded by the coding sequence ATGCTGAACGCGCCGCCCCGCATGATCATCTCCGCCCTCAAGGGAGGATCCGGAAAAACGGTCCTTTCCCTGGGCCTTGCCTCTGCCTGGAAGGCCCAGGGCTTTCGCATCGCTCCTTTCAAGAAGGGACCGGACTTCATCGATGCCGCATGGCTTTCCCTGGCCGCAGGCCGCCCCTGCCGCAACCTGGATTCCTTCATGATGAATGATGAGCAGAACCTTCACTCCTTTCTCACTTACTCCTTAGACGCGGACCTCGCCCTCATCGAAGGCAACCGGGGGCTCTTCGACGGCCTCGACCAGGAAGGATGTTGCAGCACGGCGGAGTTGGCGAGACTCTTGAAATGCCCCGTCTTCCTGGTAGCCGATGTGACCATGTCCACCAGGACCGTCGCCGCCCTTGTCCATGGATGTCAAACCTTTGAAAAGGATCTTCGGATCGCAGGGGTCATCCTGAACCGGGTGGCCGGTCAAAGGCAGGAATCCATCATTCGCGCCTCCATCGAACATTACTGCGGTATCCCGATCGTGGGATCGATCCCCAAACTGAAAGACAATCCCTTTCCTGAACGCCATATGGGCCTTGTTCCCCATCAAGAAAGAGACCATGCGGAAGGGGCCATCGCATGGGCCCGGTCGACGGTCGAATCTTACCTCGACCTTAAAGCCATTTGGGAGTTGGCCCACGACGTCCCACCCATCAGCCCCGGGCCCGATTTATCGGAAGTATCAAAAGGCAAGGGAACCCCGGTAAAAAGGCAAGATCGTCCCCGAATCGGGTACATCCTGGACCGTTCCTTTTGGTTCTACTACCCGGAAAACCTGGAACACTTGGAACGCCTGGGCGCCTTTCTCGTAAAAGTCGATGCCACATCCCAAAGGGCACTCCCCGAGCTCGACGCCCTCTACATCGGGGGAGGTTTTCCGGAGACTCAGGCTTCCGTCCTCGCCGATAACCGATCCTTTCGGGAAACCCTGGGGCGGAGGATCGATGAGGGACTCCCGGTATACGCGGAGTGCGGCGGGTTGCTCTTTCTCGGGAAACACCTGGTGACCGATGGACACACCTACCCGATGGTCGGTGCCCTATCCCTATCCTTCGCCATGGAAAAGAGACCCCAGGGCCATGGTTATACAATACTGGAAGTTACGGAGAAAAACCCCTATTTCGACACCGGAGAGGTCCTCCGGGGACATGAATTCCACTATTCACGTCCCTTGGGGGAACCGTCAGGGGACACGCGCTCGGTTTTCCGGGTTCTGCGGGGAAAGGGTCTGGACGGCCGGAAGGACGGCCTTTGCAGGAAAAACCTTCTGGCCACCTATACCCACCTTCACGCCGCGGGGAATTCCATGTGGGGGGAAACGCTCTTTCAGATCGCAAAGACCTATAAAGAAAGGCGAGAGGGAAGGGATTCCGGGAATAAAATGAAGGATTGA
- a CDS encoding 3-isopropylmalate dehydrogenase: MATYDVAVIPGDGTGPEVVREGVKCLEAVSRKYGLDFRFQNYDLGGEKYLREGVLLPDEVIEELRGMDAIFLGAIGHPEVKPGILEKEILLKARFELDLYINLRPVLLLPGVETPLKDKGPEDIDFVVVRENTEGVYAGGGGFFKKGTPEEIAIQESVNTRKGVERCIRYAFDLCRKRDRKKLLTLCAKTNVLIYESDLWFRVFEEVKEEYPDIRTNYQHVDALCMWMVKNPEQFDVIVTGNMFGDIITDLGAVIQGGLGIAAGGNINPDTTAMFEPIGGSAPKYTGLNIINPMAAIGAAQMMLEYLGEGEAADWLLEAMKKVLLNDLKSMDAGKMGYGTSEVGDLVAGYVESS, translated from the coding sequence ATGGCAACTTACGATGTCGCGGTGATCCCCGGAGATGGAACGGGTCCGGAGGTGGTGAGAGAAGGGGTGAAGTGTCTGGAGGCCGTTTCAAGGAAATACGGCCTCGATTTCCGATTTCAAAACTATGACCTGGGGGGGGAGAAATACTTGAGGGAGGGGGTCCTGCTCCCGGATGAGGTGATCGAGGAACTCAGGGGCATGGACGCCATTTTCCTGGGGGCTATCGGCCATCCAGAGGTCAAGCCCGGAATCCTGGAGAAGGAAATCCTCCTGAAGGCCCGCTTTGAGCTTGACCTTTACATCAATCTCAGGCCTGTCCTTCTTCTCCCCGGCGTGGAGACGCCCCTGAAGGACAAGGGGCCGGAGGATATCGATTTCGTGGTGGTGCGGGAGAACACGGAAGGGGTCTACGCCGGGGGAGGCGGCTTCTTCAAGAAGGGAACCCCGGAGGAGATCGCCATCCAGGAATCGGTGAACACCCGAAAAGGGGTGGAGCGTTGTATCCGTTATGCCTTTGACCTGTGCCGCAAAAGGGATAGGAAGAAATTGTTGACCCTTTGCGCGAAAACCAACGTGTTGATATACGAATCCGATCTCTGGTTTCGGGTATTTGAGGAAGTCAAGGAGGAATATCCGGATATCCGCACCAATTACCAGCACGTGGATGCCCTTTGCATGTGGATGGTCAAGAATCCCGAGCAGTTCGATGTCATAGTCACGGGAAACATGTTCGGGGATATCATCACAGACCTGGGGGCCGTGATCCAGGGAGGACTCGGAATCGCCGCCGGGGGCAACATTAATCCCGATACGACGGCCATGTTCGAACCTATCGGCGGCTCTGCCCCGAAATATACGGGGCTCAACATAATCAACCCCATGGCGGCCATCGGCGCGGCCCAGATGATGCTGGAGTACCTTGGAGAGGGAGAGGCCGCCGATTGGTTGCTGGAGGCCATGAAAAAGGTGCTCCTTAATGATCTCAAGAGCATGGATGCCGGAAAGATGGGATACGGAACGAGCGAAGTCGGAGATCTTGTGGCCGGTTACGTGGAGAGCTCCTGA
- the ilvB gene encoding biosynthetic-type acetolactate synthase large subunit yields the protein MKLTGAQIIMKALQEEGVDTIFGFPGGAVLDIYDALVKTDLRHVLVRHEQGAVHAADGYARASGKVGVCLVTSGPGATNTVTGIASAYMDSVPLVVFTGQVPTALIGNDAFQEVDIVGITRPCTKHNYLVKDVEELERTIREAFFIARSGRPGPVLIDLPKDLVQAKTSNRPIKEVRLRSYHPTYEPNSKQLPKVVKLLKEAKRPLVFTGGGVILSKASEELRRFVAKIHAPVTSTLMGLGGFPASDPLWLGMIGMHGTYRANMSSGECDLLIAIGVRFDDRVTGRTDAFAPNAKIVHIDIDPTSIRKNIPVTVPIVGDCRITLEKLNALLETEDLGNIKEKRRPWLDQIEEWKSTMPLDYEQSDVIKPQFVVEKLYELTRGEAIITTEVGQNQMWAAQYYHFDRPNCFITSGGLGCMGFGFPAAIGAQIACPDKLVIDIAGDGSIQMNIQEMATAVQYNLPVKVAILNNGYLGMVRQWQELFYDRCYAHTEMSCAPDFVKLAEAYGAVGLRATKPEEVEGIIKEALSVQRPVIMDFQVEKEECVYPMVPAGEPITEMLLV from the coding sequence ATTAAACTCACTGGTGCGCAAATCATAATGAAGGCCCTCCAGGAAGAGGGAGTGGATACGATCTTCGGTTTCCCCGGCGGCGCCGTCCTGGATATATACGACGCGCTGGTCAAGACGGATCTCCGGCACGTCCTGGTCCGTCACGAGCAGGGAGCCGTTCATGCCGCCGACGGGTATGCCCGGGCCTCGGGCAAGGTCGGGGTTTGTCTGGTGACCTCCGGGCCGGGGGCCACAAACACGGTGACCGGGATCGCGTCGGCTTACATGGACTCGGTCCCCCTGGTGGTGTTCACCGGACAGGTGCCCACGGCCCTGATCGGCAACGACGCCTTTCAGGAGGTGGATATCGTGGGGATCACCAGGCCCTGTACAAAGCACAACTACCTTGTCAAGGACGTGGAGGAGCTGGAAAGGACCATCAGGGAGGCCTTTTTTATCGCCCGTTCCGGGCGTCCGGGGCCGGTTTTGATCGATTTGCCAAAGGACTTGGTCCAGGCCAAGACCTCGAACCGGCCCATCAAGGAGGTTCGCCTCCGCTCTTATCATCCCACTTACGAGCCCAACAGCAAACAGTTGCCCAAGGTGGTGAAGCTTCTAAAGGAGGCCAAGCGGCCTCTTGTTTTCACGGGTGGAGGGGTCATCCTGTCAAAGGCCTCCGAAGAACTCAGGAGATTCGTCGCAAAGATCCATGCCCCTGTGACCTCCACCCTCATGGGGCTGGGGGGCTTCCCCGCCTCCGACCCCCTGTGGCTGGGAATGATAGGGATGCACGGCACTTACAGGGCCAACATGTCCAGCGGGGAGTGCGATCTGCTTATCGCCATCGGGGTCCGTTTCGACGACCGGGTCACGGGAAGGACGGATGCCTTCGCCCCCAACGCCAAGATCGTGCATATCGATATCGATCCCACATCGATACGGAAAAATATCCCTGTGACCGTTCCCATCGTGGGCGACTGCCGGATCACTCTGGAAAAACTCAATGCACTCCTGGAGACGGAGGATCTGGGGAATATCAAGGAGAAAAGGCGTCCCTGGCTGGACCAGATCGAAGAATGGAAATCCACCATGCCCCTGGACTATGAGCAGAGCGATGTGATCAAGCCCCAGTTCGTTGTAGAAAAGCTATACGAGCTGACCCGGGGGGAGGCCATCATAACCACTGAGGTGGGCCAGAACCAGATGTGGGCCGCCCAGTACTACCATTTCGATCGGCCCAATTGTTTCATCACCTCGGGGGGGCTTGGTTGCATGGGATTCGGGTTCCCCGCGGCCATCGGGGCCCAGATCGCCTGCCCGGACAAGCTCGTGATCGATATCGCGGGTGACGGGAGTATCCAGATGAACATCCAGGAGATGGCCACCGCCGTCCAATACAACCTGCCTGTCAAGGTGGCGATCCTGAACAACGGATACCTGGGGATGGTCCGCCAGTGGCAGGAATTGTTTTACGACCGCTGCTATGCCCACACGGAAATGAGCTGCGCCCCGGACTTTGTCAAGCTGGCAGAGGCCTATGGCGCAGTGGGGCTCCGGGCCACGAAACCCGAAGAGGTGGAGGGGATCATCAAGGAGGCCCTCTCAGTGCAAAGACCGGTCATTATGGATTTCCAGGTGGAGAAGGAGGAGTGTGTCTATCCGATGGTGCCGGCGGGTGAGCCGATCACCGAGATGCTTCTCGTTTAG